Proteins from a genomic interval of Dermacentor variabilis isolate Ectoservices chromosome 8, ASM5094787v1, whole genome shotgun sequence:
- the LOC142589708 gene encoding uncharacterized protein LOC142589708 — MATTTAGSTLQAPSATETTTVTFFPADERDMTSTTRMECWLASTGILMSSVGFFCVCLGLSYRFLVVTLVGYVMAPVGVVVFVAFLFLYQTSRRLKCQAAVEDTAPWKYDRVNSDQLDPRDMPLVAVRTTNGFRTVVATEPTVPCAPDVVAGSVNRLRDSHV; from the coding sequence ATGGCAACAACAACTGCCGGCAGTACCCTCCAAGCACCTTCCGCAACAGAGACAACAACGGTCACCTTCTTCCCGGCCGACGAACGAGACATGACGTCAACGACCCGCATGGAGTGCTGGTTGGCTAGCACCGGCATCCTCATGTCTTCTGTAGGCTTCTTCTGCGTCTGTCTCGGCCTCTCGTATCGGTTCCTGGTTGTGACCCTGGTGGGCTACGTAATGGCGCCCGtgggcgtcgtcgtcttcgtggCGTTCCTCTTCCTCTACCAGACGAGCCGCCGGCTTAAGTGCCAGGCGGCAGTGGAAGACACTGCGCCGTGGAAGTATGACAGAGTGAACAGCGACCAACTCGATCCCCGAGACATGCCGTTGGTGGCGGTGCGCACGACGAATGGTTTCAGGACAGTAGTCGCGACTGAGCCCACGGTGCCGTGTGCACCGGACGTAGTCGCCGGAAGTGTTAACCGCCTTCGGGACAGTCATGTGTGA